One genomic segment of Pseudomonadota bacterium includes these proteins:
- the ispG gene encoding flavodoxin-dependent (E)-4-hydroxy-3-methylbut-2-enyl-diphosphate synthase, with amino-acid sequence MSQPRRKALPVRVGRVTVGGTAPIVVQSMTNTDTADIEGTAQQIKALARAGSELVRITVNEAEAAAAVPRIRDRLAQMGVNVPIIGDFHFNGHKLLREHPACAEALAKYRINPGNVGRGSKRDPQFAEMIEFAIQYQKPVRIGVNWGSLDQELLTRMMDENNARDTPLSAQEIMREAVVASALQSAARAVEIGLPRERIILSAKVSGVQDLIAIYRRLGERCDYPLHLGLTEAGMGSKGIVASTAGMSVLLQEGIGDTIRVSLTPEPNGDRTNEVIVAQEILQTMGLRSFVPMVVACPGCGRTTSTYFQELAQSIQSHIRHRMPEWRKSYEGVEDMTVAVMGCVVNGPGESKHANIGISLPGTGERPVAPVYEDGEKTVTLKGDRIAAEFQELVEKYVARSFTRKESTTSAQEIPA; translated from the coding sequence ATGAGCCAGCCACGCCGCAAAGCCCTGCCCGTTCGCGTCGGCCGCGTGACCGTCGGCGGCACCGCGCCCATCGTGGTCCAGTCCATGACCAATACGGACACCGCCGACATCGAAGGCACCGCGCAGCAGATCAAGGCGCTGGCGCGCGCCGGCTCCGAGCTGGTGCGCATCACGGTCAACGAAGCCGAAGCCGCGGCCGCGGTGCCCAGGATCCGCGACCGCCTCGCGCAGATGGGTGTGAACGTACCCATCATCGGCGACTTCCATTTCAACGGTCACAAGCTGCTGCGCGAGCATCCGGCCTGCGCCGAGGCGCTGGCCAAGTACCGCATCAACCCCGGCAACGTCGGCCGCGGCAGCAAGCGCGATCCGCAGTTCGCGGAGATGATCGAGTTCGCCATCCAGTACCAGAAGCCGGTGCGCATCGGCGTGAACTGGGGCAGCCTCGACCAGGAACTGCTCACGCGCATGATGGACGAGAACAATGCGCGCGACACGCCGCTGTCCGCGCAGGAAATCATGCGCGAAGCCGTGGTGGCCTCGGCGCTGCAGAGCGCCGCGCGTGCCGTGGAGATCGGCCTGCCGCGCGAACGCATCATCCTGTCAGCGAAGGTTTCGGGCGTGCAGGACCTGATCGCTATCTACCGCCGCCTGGGCGAGCGCTGCGATTACCCGCTGCATCTGGGCCTCACCGAGGCTGGCATGGGTAGCAAGGGAATCGTCGCGTCCACCGCCGGCATGTCGGTGCTGCTGCAGGAAGGCATCGGCGACACGATCCGTGTCTCGCTCACACCCGAGCCCAATGGCGACCGCACCAATGAGGTGATCGTCGCGCAGGAGATCCTGCAGACCATGGGGCTGCGTTCCTTCGTTCCGATGGTCGTCGCCTGCCCCGGCTGTGGCCGCACGACCAGCACGTATTTCCAGGAGCTGGCGCAGTCCATCCAGTCGCACATCCGGCATCGCATGCCGGAGTGGCGCAAGTCCTACGAAGGCGTCGAGGACATGACCGTCGCCGTAATGGGCTGTGTGGTGAACGGCCCCGGCGAAAGCAAACACGCCAACATCGGCATCTCGCTGCCGGGCACCGGCGAGCGGCCGGTGGCGCCGGTGTACGAAGACGGCGAAAAAACCGTGACGCTCAAGGGCGACCGGATCGCCGCAGAATTCCAGGAGCTGGTCGAGAAATACGTGGCACGCAGCTTCACGCGCAAGGAAAGCACCACGTCAGCGCAGGAGATACCGGCATGA
- a CDS encoding nuclear transport factor 2 family protein, whose amino-acid sequence MKSRRIAAVFAFIAAATMQSAPSFAKDEAREAAVKTAELARFKANVDADVKALGLLLADDLDYVHSNGDIDTKASFIESLTSGRRDYISMTADIQKVRLYGDVAVIRGLAKVTVATNGKSQDLEIGYSDTWIWKDKRWQMTGWHSSRYPSPAPAK is encoded by the coding sequence ATGAAATCGCGCCGCATCGCCGCCGTATTCGCATTTATCGCTGCCGCGACAATGCAGTCCGCGCCTTCCTTCGCGAAGGACGAAGCTCGCGAAGCAGCCGTCAAAACCGCCGAGCTCGCGCGCTTCAAGGCCAACGTGGACGCGGACGTGAAGGCGCTCGGTCTGCTGCTCGCCGACGACCTCGACTACGTGCACTCGAACGGGGACATCGACACGAAGGCCTCGTTCATCGAGTCGTTGACCAGCGGTCGGCGCGATTACATCTCGATGACCGCGGACATCCAGAAGGTGCGCCTGTACGGCGACGTGGCGGTCATTCGTGGCCTCGCCAAGGTCACCGTGGCCACCAATGGCAAGTCCCAGGATCTCGAGATCGGCTATAGCGACACCTGGATCTGGAAAGACAAGCGCTGGCAGATGACGGGCTGGCATTCATCGCGTTATCCGTCGCCCGCGCCGGCCAAGTAG
- the gcvT gene encoding glycine cleavage system aminomethyltransferase GcvT: MGRRTPLYDLHVELNARMVDFGGWDMPVNYGSQIEEHHAVRRDAGVFDVSHMCVIDARGTQVREFFSKLLANDVAKLTTPGKALYSCMLNEQGGVIDDLIVYFLTASWFRVVVNAGTRDKDLEWMRKLAPAFGVELTERTDLAMLAVQGPNARAKVAELLPAEHRDAALALDVFFGREMGPWFVARTGYTGEDGFEIMVPANEAVRLWRALNDKGVKSAGLGARDTLRLEAAMNLYGNDMDEAQNPLESGLSWTVSFENPSRDFIGRKALESLKAAGLTKKFVALLLEDRGVLRGHQKVVVAGQPDGQDVGEITSGTFSPTMEKSIALARVPRAAGATVQVDIRGKLLNARVVKAPFVRHGKILVS; encoded by the coding sequence TTGGGCAGACGCACACCGCTTTACGACCTGCATGTCGAACTCAACGCCCGCATGGTCGATTTCGGCGGCTGGGACATGCCGGTCAACTACGGTTCGCAGATCGAAGAGCACCACGCGGTACGCCGCGACGCCGGTGTCTTCGACGTCTCGCACATGTGTGTGATCGACGCGCGCGGCACGCAGGTGCGCGAGTTCTTCTCGAAGCTGCTCGCCAACGACGTCGCCAAGCTAACTACTCCGGGAAAGGCCCTGTACAGCTGCATGCTGAACGAGCAGGGCGGGGTCATCGACGACCTCATCGTCTACTTTCTGACCGCGAGCTGGTTCCGCGTCGTCGTGAACGCCGGCACGCGCGATAAAGATCTCGAGTGGATGCGGAAACTGGCGCCCGCCTTCGGCGTCGAGCTCACCGAGCGCACCGATCTCGCCATGCTTGCCGTGCAGGGTCCGAACGCGCGCGCCAAGGTCGCGGAATTGCTGCCCGCCGAGCATCGCGATGCCGCGCTCGCGCTCGACGTGTTCTTCGGCCGCGAGATGGGGCCATGGTTCGTCGCCCGCACCGGTTATACCGGTGAGGACGGCTTCGAGATCATGGTTCCGGCCAACGAAGCGGTGCGCCTGTGGCGCGCGCTCAACGACAAGGGCGTGAAGTCCGCAGGTCTCGGTGCGCGCGACACTTTGCGTCTCGAAGCCGCGATGAACCTGTACGGCAACGACATGGACGAAGCGCAGAATCCGCTCGAGTCGGGGCTCTCGTGGACCGTGTCTTTCGAGAATCCGTCGCGCGATTTCATCGGCCGCAAGGCGCTGGAGTCGCTCAAGGCCGCCGGCCTCACGAAAAAGTTCGTCGCGCTGCTGCTGGAAGACCGCGGCGTGTTGCGCGGCCACCAGAAAGTGGTCGTCGCCGGGCAACCCGACGGCCAGGACGTGGGTGAGATCACCAGCGGCACCTTCTCCCCCACCATGGAAAAATCCATCGCGCTCGCCCGCGTCCCGCGCGCCGCCGGCGCCACGGTGCAAGTAGACATCCGCGGCAAGCTGCTGAACGCGCGCGTCGTGAAAGCGCCGTTCGTCCGTCACGGCAAGATTCTAGTCAGCTGA
- the gcvH gene encoding glycine cleavage system protein GcvH: MSEIPADLKYTKSHEWVRTLADGNVEVGITDHAQGALGDLVFVEVPDAGKALKVGDTFAVVESVKAASDVYAPVAGAVIEGNAALGSQPELINSEPYGAGWIMRLKPGGAPAGLLSAAEYQAHLAAEG, translated from the coding sequence ATGAGCGAAATCCCCGCCGATCTCAAGTACACCAAGTCACACGAGTGGGTCCGCACGTTGGCCGATGGCAACGTCGAAGTCGGCATCACCGATCACGCACAGGGCGCGCTCGGCGATCTGGTGTTCGTCGAAGTGCCCGACGCCGGCAAGGCGCTCAAGGTCGGCGACACGTTCGCGGTGGTCGAGTCGGTCAAGGCAGCTTCCGACGTGTACGCGCCGGTTGCAGGCGCCGTGATCGAAGGCAACGCCGCGCTCGGCAGCCAGCCCGAGCTCATCAATTCCGAACCCTACGGCGCCGGCTGGATCATGCGGCTCAAGCCGGGCGGCGCGCCCGCCGGTTTGCTGTCCGCGGCCGAATACCAGGCGCATCTTGCCGCGGAGGGTTAG
- the gcvPA gene encoding aminomethyl-transferring glycine dehydrogenase subunit GcvPA, with the protein MPFNPHTPDDVQQMLAAIGAKKVDDLFDEIPKELRIEALAGIPDALNEMQIGRLMMARAAQDGLPLNFIGAGAYEHHIPSAVWAVTTRGEFYSAYTPYQAEASQGTLQLIYEYQTMITSLTGMEVSNASMYDGGSAVAEASLMAVRAHRKSRSQRILVPTTVHPNYRKVAVATASGQGLRFEEIPCPRGQLSVADLAKYQGEDITAIVIQQPNFFGQLEDVDAITDWAHANGIFVIGSVNPTALAILKPPGQWGAKGVDIACGDCQPLGVPLSSGGPYAGFMTTRMEYVRQMPGRIVGRTVDANGKQGFALTLQAREQHIRRGKATSNICTNQGLLVTAATIYLSLLGPEGLARVANTSHQRANELVAALGRVKGVKVAFEGPRFHEAVLLLDRPVAPVLAELATRGIVGGFDLSVDYPELGNALLVCATETRTTADIQTYADALTETLKAAVRAA; encoded by the coding sequence ATGCCGTTCAATCCGCACACTCCCGATGACGTCCAGCAGATGCTGGCCGCGATCGGCGCCAAAAAAGTCGACGACCTGTTCGACGAGATCCCGAAAGAGCTGCGTATTGAAGCGCTGGCCGGTATCCCCGACGCGCTGAATGAAATGCAGATCGGCCGTCTGATGATGGCGCGCGCCGCCCAGGACGGGCTGCCGCTCAATTTCATCGGCGCCGGCGCCTACGAGCATCACATTCCGTCGGCGGTGTGGGCGGTGACCACGCGCGGCGAGTTCTACAGCGCCTACACGCCATACCAGGCGGAAGCGTCGCAGGGCACGCTGCAGCTGATCTACGAATACCAGACGATGATCACCTCGCTGACCGGCATGGAAGTATCGAACGCGTCGATGTACGACGGCGGCTCGGCGGTTGCGGAAGCGTCGCTCATGGCGGTGCGCGCGCATCGCAAGTCCAGGTCGCAGCGCATCCTCGTGCCGACCACCGTGCACCCTAACTACCGCAAGGTGGCGGTGGCGACGGCCAGCGGCCAGGGGCTGCGCTTCGAGGAGATCCCGTGCCCCAGGGGGCAGCTGTCGGTCGCGGATCTGGCCAAGTACCAGGGCGAGGACATCACCGCCATCGTCATCCAGCAGCCGAATTTCTTCGGCCAGCTCGAGGACGTGGACGCCATCACCGACTGGGCGCATGCCAACGGCATTTTCGTCATCGGTTCGGTGAATCCCACCGCGCTCGCCATCCTCAAGCCGCCGGGTCAGTGGGGCGCCAAGGGCGTCGACATCGCCTGTGGCGATTGCCAGCCCCTCGGCGTGCCGCTGTCCTCGGGCGGACCGTACGCGGGCTTCATGACCACGCGCATGGAATACGTGCGCCAGATGCCGGGGCGCATCGTCGGGCGCACCGTCGACGCCAACGGCAAGCAGGGTTTTGCGCTCACGCTGCAGGCGCGCGAACAACACATCCGCCGCGGCAAGGCGACCTCGAACATCTGCACGAACCAGGGGCTGCTGGTCACGGCCGCGACGATCTACCTGAGCTTGTTAGGCCCCGAGGGTCTGGCGCGCGTGGCCAACACGTCCCATCAGCGCGCCAACGAACTCGTCGCGGCGCTGGGCCGCGTCAAGGGCGTGAAGGTGGCGTTCGAAGGGCCGCGGTTCCACGAAGCCGTGCTGCTGCTCGACCGCCCGGTTGCCCCCGTGCTCGCGGAGCTTGCAACGCGCGGCATCGTCGGCGGGTTCGATCTGAGCGTCGACTACCCGGAGCTCGGCAACGCGCTGCTGGTCTGCGCCACCGAAACGCGCACGACCGCCGACATCCAGACGTACGCCGATGCGCTCACCGAGACTCTCAAAGCCGCCGTGCGCGCGGCCTGA
- the gcvPB gene encoding aminomethyl-transferring glycine dehydrogenase subunit GcvPB: protein MAMLKHPEKIIFEYSRPGRGAFGQWPTERGTPDNVAADIPEHLRRKQPAMLPEVSELEVVRHFTRLSQLNFSIDTHFYPLGSCTMKYNPKACNQYAMLPGFLTRHPLAPESLGQGFLACMFELQEMLKEVTGMQGVALSPMAGAHGEFAGVAMIRAYHRARGDLARNEIIVPIAAHGTNPATATMCGCVVKEIPVNDEGDVDVEALKAAVGPNTAGIMLTNPSTCGVFERRIKEVAKIVHDAGGLLYYDGANLNAILGKVRPGDMGFDVIHMNLHKTFSTPHGGGGPGAGAVGVSARLLPFMPIPVVGKEGDKYRWLTEKDLPQSIGRLSAFMGNAGVLLRAYIYMRMLGREGMHRVGEYATLNANYLMARLAQAGFDPAYPTRRASHEFIITAKKQARDLGVTAMDFAKRLLDYGFHAPTTYFPLLVPECLLIEPTETESKEALDGFIDAMIAIQKEAETNADFVKAAPYTMTVRRLDDVRAARQLDLTWKPAAA, encoded by the coding sequence ATGGCAATGCTCAAACATCCCGAAAAGATCATCTTCGAATACTCGCGTCCCGGGCGCGGCGCCTTCGGCCAATGGCCCACCGAGCGCGGCACGCCTGACAACGTCGCCGCCGACATTCCCGAACACCTGCGCCGCAAGCAGCCCGCGATGTTGCCCGAGGTCAGCGAGCTCGAAGTCGTGCGCCACTTCACGCGCCTGTCGCAGCTCAACTTCTCCATCGACACGCATTTCTATCCGCTGGGATCGTGCACGATGAAGTACAACCCGAAGGCCTGTAACCAGTACGCGATGCTCCCCGGTTTCCTCACCCGGCACCCTCTGGCGCCGGAGTCGCTCGGGCAGGGGTTCCTGGCCTGCATGTTCGAGCTGCAGGAGATGCTCAAGGAAGTGACGGGCATGCAGGGTGTGGCGCTGTCGCCGATGGCTGGGGCGCACGGCGAGTTCGCCGGCGTTGCGATGATCCGCGCCTATCACCGCGCGCGCGGGGATCTCGCGCGCAACGAGATCATCGTGCCGATCGCGGCACACGGCACCAATCCCGCCACCGCCACGATGTGCGGCTGCGTGGTGAAGGAGATCCCGGTCAACGACGAAGGCGACGTCGACGTCGAAGCGTTGAAGGCCGCGGTCGGTCCCAACACGGCCGGCATCATGCTCACCAACCCGTCCACCTGCGGCGTGTTCGAACGGCGCATCAAGGAAGTCGCGAAGATCGTCCACGACGCGGGTGGCCTGCTGTATTACGACGGCGCCAACCTCAACGCCATCCTCGGCAAGGTGCGTCCGGGCGACATGGGCTTTGACGTCATCCACATGAACCTGCACAAGACCTTCTCCACGCCGCACGGCGGTGGCGGTCCGGGTGCGGGTGCCGTTGGCGTGAGCGCACGACTGCTGCCGTTCATGCCCATTCCCGTCGTGGGCAAGGAGGGCGACAAGTACCGCTGGCTCACCGAGAAAGACCTGCCCCAGTCCATCGGCCGTCTGTCGGCCTTCATGGGAAATGCCGGCGTGCTGCTGCGCGCCTACATCTACATGCGCATGCTGGGCCGCGAGGGCATGCACCGGGTCGGCGAGTACGCCACGCTCAACGCGAACTACCTGATGGCGCGGCTCGCGCAGGCGGGCTTCGACCCCGCCTATCCCACCCGCCGGGCCAGCCACGAATTCATCATCACCGCCAAGAAACAGGCACGCGATCTCGGCGTGACGGCGATGGATTTCGCGAAGCGCCTGCTCGACTACGGCTTCCATGCGCCGACCACATACTTCCCGCTGCTGGTGCCGGAATGCCTGCTGATCGAGCCCACCGAGACGGAGAGCAAGGAAGCGCTGGATGGTTTCATCGATGCGATGATCGCCATCCAGAAGGAGGCCGAGACGAATGCGGACTTCGTCAAGGCAGCGCCTTACACCATGACGGTGCGCCGGCTCGATGACGTCCGCGCCGCGCGTCAGCTCGATCTCACATGGAAACCTGCGGCGGCCTGA
- a CDS encoding diacylglycerol kinase codes for MNDLGDRQKPTGFTRMFRAFGASMKGFSGAYREEAAFRQELVLAVFVIPLGLWLGRSGIERVLLIAPMFIVLIVELLNSAIEATVDRIGLERHSLSGLAKDIGSAAVFLSLTLLAVVWVLILWR; via the coding sequence ATGAACGACCTCGGCGACCGTCAGAAACCCACCGGCTTCACCCGCATGTTCCGCGCCTTCGGCGCGAGCATGAAGGGTTTCTCGGGCGCCTACCGCGAAGAGGCAGCCTTCCGCCAGGAACTCGTCCTGGCGGTCTTTGTCATCCCCTTGGGCCTGTGGTTAGGGCGCAGTGGTATCGAGCGCGTGCTGCTGATCGCGCCGATGTTCATCGTGCTCATCGTGGAGCTGCTCAACAGCGCCATCGAGGCCACGGTCGACCGCATCGGCCTCGAGCGGCACTCGCTCTCGGGCCTCGCCAAGGACATCGGCTCCGCCGCCGTGTTCCTGTCGCTGACGCTGCTTGCCGTCGTTTGGGTACTGATCCTGTGGCGCTGA
- a CDS encoding trypsin-like peptidase domain-containing protein, giving the protein MRFSRLCLFGLVLVAPTFAQNAQPQLASQSSSTQAALPQSEGESAAWRGTLARVAESVVAIEIDQTRAFDTEWNSSAQATGFVVDAERGLILTNRHVVTPGPVTSEATFLNREEVQLYPVYRDPIHDFGIYRYDPKKLRFIRPRSLPLFPDGAQIGREIRVIGNNAGEQLSILAGTLAKLDRDAPEYGIGKYNDFNTFYLQAASGTSGGSSGSPVIDIQGRVIALNAGGATGNASSFYLPLGRVKRALELIQAGKAVSRGALQVVFHYTPYDELRRLGLGEKTEEAARKAFPALTGMLVVNEVLPGGPGDGTLQPGDVLVRVNGKLVSEFEPLEQVTDESVGGTVDLDLERGGKPISAKLNVGDLHAITPSAYLEFGDTVVHTVSYQMARHFNIAVSGVYVANPGYIFGAAGVPRGGVIASANGKPTPDLAAFEAVVAGLADGERFTVRYSTVDDPNGSSVRSARMDRRWFPANHCLRDDAAGLWQCVALPALGSPKPEVGGSTRFSKPDDPRAAALAPSLVGVGFDMPYSISGITERNYRGTGLVVDAARGLVVVDRNTVPVSMGDVRIIFAGTLEIPGKVEFVHPLHNLAIVSYDPKLIGNTPVRAAKLLDRRIVPGETLWAVGMGADSELNSRATQVANLTPISLPLSRTMQFRESNLETIQLVNGPADFDGALTDTAGSVVALWSSFAWESGREQQQENRGVAIGVVQDMLRRVQEKQAVFSLEAELVPQPLAGARRLGLSDAWLRKLELASPNQRQVMSIVRLVGGSPAVGRLKQGDILLAINDKVVTRFREVELAVADKPEVNVTVWRDGEEKQVPLPTAALTGNDIDRIVMWAGATLQAPHRAMIAQRGIPPEGVYVGYFAYGSPATRYGLFPGRRIVEVDGIPTPDLDAFLKVVSGRPDRSAIRLRTITWNNAPEVITLKLDRHYWPTYELRRTDAGWERRDLE; this is encoded by the coding sequence ATGCGTTTCAGCCGGCTCTGCCTCTTCGGCCTGGTCCTCGTTGCTCCCACGTTCGCGCAGAACGCGCAGCCGCAGCTGGCCTCGCAATCGAGCTCGACGCAGGCGGCGCTGCCGCAGAGCGAGGGCGAAAGCGCGGCGTGGCGCGGCACACTGGCGCGGGTCGCCGAGAGCGTGGTGGCCATCGAGATCGACCAGACGCGCGCCTTCGACACCGAGTGGAATTCCTCCGCGCAGGCCACCGGCTTCGTGGTGGATGCCGAACGCGGCCTCATCCTCACCAATCGCCACGTGGTCACTCCCGGCCCGGTCACCTCCGAAGCGACCTTCCTCAATCGCGAAGAAGTGCAGCTCTATCCCGTGTATCGCGATCCGATCCACGACTTCGGCATCTATCGCTACGACCCGAAGAAGCTGCGTTTCATCCGGCCGCGTTCGCTGCCGCTGTTCCCGGACGGCGCGCAGATCGGCCGCGAGATCCGCGTCATCGGCAACAACGCCGGCGAGCAGCTGTCCATTCTCGCCGGCACACTCGCCAAGCTCGATCGCGATGCGCCGGAATACGGCATCGGCAAGTACAACGATTTCAATACCTTCTACCTGCAGGCGGCCTCGGGCACCTCGGGCGGCTCGTCGGGTTCACCCGTCATCGACATCCAGGGCCGCGTCATCGCGCTGAATGCCGGCGGCGCCACCGGCAATGCCTCCAGCTTCTATCTACCGCTGGGGCGCGTGAAGCGTGCGCTGGAGCTCATCCAGGCCGGCAAGGCCGTCTCGCGCGGCGCGTTGCAGGTGGTGTTCCACTACACGCCGTACGATGAACTGCGCCGTCTCGGCCTCGGGGAGAAAACCGAGGAGGCGGCGCGCAAGGCGTTCCCGGCGCTCACCGGCATGCTGGTGGTCAATGAAGTGCTGCCCGGCGGACCTGGCGACGGCACGCTGCAGCCCGGCGACGTGCTGGTGCGCGTGAACGGCAAACTCGTCTCCGAATTCGAGCCGCTCGAACAGGTCACCGACGAATCCGTCGGCGGCACCGTCGACCTCGACCTCGAACGCGGCGGCAAGCCGATCAGCGCCAAGCTCAACGTGGGCGATCTGCACGCGATCACGCCCTCGGCGTATCTAGAGTTTGGCGACACCGTCGTGCACACCGTGTCGTACCAGATGGCGCGCCATTTCAACATCGCGGTGAGCGGCGTGTACGTCGCCAACCCCGGCTACATCTTCGGCGCCGCCGGCGTGCCGCGCGGCGGCGTCATCGCGAGCGCCAACGGCAAACCAACCCCGGACCTGGCGGCCTTCGAGGCGGTGGTGGCGGGGCTCGCCGACGGCGAACGTTTCACCGTGCGGTATTCGACGGTTGACGATCCGAACGGCTCCAGCGTGCGCAGCGCGCGCATGGACCGCCGCTGGTTCCCCGCCAATCATTGCCTGCGCGACGACGCGGCCGGGTTGTGGCAATGCGTGGCGCTGCCGGCGCTGGGTTCGCCGAAGCCGGAAGTCGGCGGCAGCACCCGCTTCTCGAAGCCCGACGACCCGCGCGCCGCGGCTCTGGCGCCGTCGCTGGTCGGGGTCGGCTTCGACATGCCGTACTCGATCTCCGGCATCACCGAGCGCAACTACCGGGGCACCGGCCTCGTAGTCGACGCGGCGCGTGGCCTGGTGGTCGTCGATCGCAACACCGTTCCCGTGTCGATGGGCGACGTGCGCATCATCTTCGCCGGTACGCTCGAGATTCCCGGCAAGGTCGAGTTCGTGCACCCGCTGCACAACCTCGCCATCGTGAGTTACGACCCCAAACTCATCGGCAACACACCGGTACGCGCCGCGAAGTTGTTAGACCGGCGCATCGTGCCCGGTGAAACGTTGTGGGCCGTCGGTATGGGCGCCGACAGCGAGCTCAATTCGCGCGCCACCCAGGTTGCGAATCTCACGCCGATCTCGCTGCCGCTGTCGCGCACCATGCAGTTCCGCGAAAGCAATCTCGAGACCATCCAGCTGGTGAACGGCCCCGCCGATTTCGACGGTGCGCTCACGGACACCGCCGGCAGCGTGGTCGCCTTGTGGTCGAGCTTCGCCTGGGAGAGCGGCCGCGAGCAGCAGCAGGAGAATCGCGGCGTGGCCATCGGCGTCGTGCAGGACATGCTGCGCCGCGTGCAGGAAAAGCAGGCCGTCTTCTCGCTCGAAGCCGAACTGGTGCCGCAGCCGCTGGCCGGCGCGCGCCGTCTCGGCCTCTCGGATGCGTGGCTGCGCAAGCTGGAACTCGCCAGCCCGAATCAGCGGCAGGTCATGTCCATCGTGCGCCTGGTCGGCGGCTCGCCGGCCGTCGGGCGCTTGAAGCAGGGCGACATCCTGCTGGCCATCAACGACAAGGTGGTGACGCGTTTCCGCGAAGTGGAGCTGGCGGTGGCGGACAAGCCCGAGGTGAACGTCACCGTCTGGCGCGATGGTGAAGAAAAGCAGGTGCCGCTGCCCACCGCCGCGCTGACCGGCAACGACATCGATCGCATCGTGATGTGGGCCGGCGCGACCTTGCAGGCGCCCCACCGCGCGATGATCGCGCAGCGCGGCATCCCGCCCGAGGGGGTGTACGTGGGTTATTTCGCGTATGGATCGCCTGCGACGCGATATGGGCTGTTCCCGGGGCGCCGCATCGTCGAAGTCGATGGCATCCCCACGCCTGATCTCGACGCCTTCCTCAAGGTCGTGTCGGGGCGGCCGGACCGTTCCGCCATCCGCCTGCGCACAATTACCTGGAATAACGCGCCCGAAGTGATCACTTTGAAACTTGATCGACACTATTGGCCTACTTACGAGCTGCGACGCACCGATGCAGGCTGGGAGCGTCGCGATCTTGAGTAA
- a CDS encoding L-threonylcarbamoyladenylate synthase — protein sequence MVRVVRATLVELEQAVTALRDGELVVFPTETVYGLGANAQNPAAVRRIFELKERPADHPVIVHLDNPKYLHRWAREVPENARKLAARFWPGPLTMVLPRSEGVHDVVTGGQDTVAIRVPSHPMAQQLLTAFGGGIAAPSANRFGRVSPTRAEHVREEFGDAVRVVLDGGESQIGLESTIVGFDGEQVRLLRPGFVTYSQLKEIVGDVIVGAGASTPRVPGSKVSHYAPLTPMTLVPVDEIDKRAETLSEGGRRVAVLAMRLPLKTYPSVTWINAGRRPDAYAHDLYSNLRALDKAGCEQILVQDVPSEEKWTAIRDRLSRGAAVGAASAGEHEQFAETGGYSVLP from the coding sequence ATGGTTCGTGTCGTTCGTGCCACCCTCGTAGAGCTGGAACAGGCCGTCACCGCGTTGCGGGACGGCGAGCTGGTCGTATTCCCGACCGAAACGGTCTATGGGCTCGGGGCGAACGCCCAGAACCCCGCCGCAGTACGGCGCATCTTCGAGCTGAAGGAGCGTCCCGCGGACCACCCGGTGATCGTCCACCTGGACAACCCGAAGTACCTGCATCGCTGGGCGCGCGAAGTGCCCGAGAACGCGCGCAAGCTGGCGGCGCGTTTCTGGCCCGGGCCGCTGACGATGGTATTGCCGCGCTCCGAGGGCGTGCACGACGTCGTCACGGGCGGGCAGGACACCGTCGCGATCCGCGTTCCGTCGCACCCCATGGCGCAGCAGCTGCTGACCGCGTTCGGCGGTGGCATCGCCGCGCCGTCCGCCAATCGCTTCGGCCGCGTGAGCCCGACACGCGCGGAACACGTGCGCGAGGAATTCGGCGACGCGGTGCGCGTCGTTCTCGATGGCGGTGAAAGCCAGATCGGTCTCGAATCCACCATCGTCGGTTTCGACGGCGAGCAGGTACGGTTGTTGCGGCCCGGATTCGTCACCTACTCGCAACTCAAAGAGATCGTCGGCGACGTGATCGTCGGGGCCGGGGCGAGCACGCCGCGTGTGCCGGGTTCGAAGGTGTCTCACTACGCGCCGCTGACGCCCATGACCCTCGTTCCTGTCGATGAGATCGACAAGCGCGCTGAAACCCTGTCGGAAGGCGGGCGCCGCGTGGCCGTGCTGGCGATGCGGCTGCCGCTCAAGACCTATCCATCCGTCACCTGGATCAACGCCGGCCGGCGGCCCGATGCCTACGCGCACGACCTGTATTCGAACCTGCGCGCGCTCGACAAGGCCGGGTGCGAACAGATCCTCGTGCAGGATGTGCCGAGCGAAGAAAAATGGACCGCGATTCGCGACCGGCTGAGCCGCGGCGCCGCCGTGGGCGCGGCCAGCGCCGGCGAACATGAGCAGTTCGCGGAGACCGGCGGGTACAGCGTCCTGCCCTGA
- a CDS encoding SlyX family protein, which translates to MTERLDAVEEKLAHLERAVTEISDVVARQQKELDRALDRNQQLMDKLAALESEQGASATAHEKPPHY; encoded by the coding sequence ATGACTGAACGCCTCGACGCCGTCGAAGAAAAGCTCGCGCACCTGGAGCGCGCCGTCACGGAGATCAGTGACGTGGTAGCGCGTCAACAGAAAGAACTCGACCGCGCGCTCGATCGCAATCAGCAGCTCATGGACAAGCTGGCCGCGCTGGAATCGGAACAGGGCGCGAGCGCCACGGCGCACGAGAAGCCGCCGCACTACTGA